The proteins below are encoded in one region of Pangasianodon hypophthalmus isolate fPanHyp1 chromosome 6, fPanHyp1.pri, whole genome shotgun sequence:
- the LOC128318548 gene encoding B-type lectin plumieribetin-like — MSRNFLSMNEELRKGDFLLSNNREYKAIFQEDGNFVVYGWRPLWASNTYGNTDAQRLIMQGDCNFVMYTPDRPVWATNTSRKDAKMCRLALGNDGILMVDNDGAVVWKSTKSN, encoded by the exons ATGAGCAGGAACTTCTTGTCCATGAACGAAGAGCTCCGTAAGGGAGACTTCCTGTTATCCAACAACCGAGAGTACAAGGCAATCTTTCAG GAGGATGGGAACTTTGTGGTCTATGGCTGGAGACCTCTGTGGGCATCTAACACGTATGGCAATACCGACGCCCAACGGCTGATCATGCAAGGAGACTGCAACTTCGTCATGTACACGCCGGACAGACCCGTGTGGGCCACCAACACCAGCCGGAAGGACGCCAAAATGTGCCGTCTGGCTCTGGGCAACGACGGCATTCTAATGGTCGATAATGATGGGGCTGTGGTGTGGAAATCTACTAAGTCTAATTAA